A region from the Deinococcus ruber genome encodes:
- a CDS encoding acyl carrier protein, which translates to MTDTMTDWTALNAGGGKGQLFRALDPLTPPQRVTELTRYIEQQVAFIRQQGGADTDTSSTRSFLAIGFDSLMSVELLYCLQRDLGRDIDPVALERETIDELASGIAAEVWSGA; encoded by the coding sequence ATGACAGATACCATGACCGACTGGACAGCCCTGAACGCGGGCGGCGGCAAAGGCCAGCTCTTCAGAGCACTGGACCCGCTGACGCCCCCGCAGCGCGTGACCGAATTGACGCGGTATATCGAACAACAGGTCGCCTTTATCCGGCAGCAGGGCGGCGCAGACACCGACACCAGCAGCACCCGCAGCTTCCTCGCCATCGGGTTCGACTCGCTGATGAGCGTGGAACTGCTGTACTGCCTGCAACGCGACCTGGGCCGCGATATCGACCCTGTCGCGCTCGAACGCGAAACCATCGACGAACTGGCCTCGGGCATCGCCGCAGAAGTGTGGAGCGGGGCGTAG
- a CDS encoding ABC transporter permease: protein MLSTVRTPSRLLARVSQFGVLAALILLIVFGALRYTGFLSEYNFSTFLRYNSMFGLISLGMCFVIVTGGIDLSVGSVVALGSVVAALLSPHGALLALLGAVASGALVGLLNGLIITRLNIQPFITTLATLLGARGMALLLANNQGGVGVDANNTVFAWLGQGNLFGTQWLPVPGVLMVLAFIVGGVVLRSTSFGRHALAIGGGEDASKLMGLNVARVKLGVYVLSGALAGLAGLILAAQLGAGQPTEGLGWELSAIASVVVGGTLLTGGTGSVWSSLVGAMLLGLIFNILNFENGKGIISLSPYWQSVIRGAFLLLVVVLQSRLSSRAAGEQP, encoded by the coding sequence ATGCTGTCGACCGTCCGAACTCCCTCACGTCTGCTGGCCCGCGTCAGTCAGTTCGGTGTGCTGGCCGCGCTGATCCTGCTGATCGTGTTCGGGGCGCTGCGCTACACCGGGTTTCTCAGCGAATACAATTTCTCGACCTTTCTGCGCTACAACTCGATGTTCGGCCTGATCTCACTGGGCATGTGTTTTGTGATCGTGACCGGGGGCATCGACCTGTCGGTGGGCAGCGTGGTGGCGCTGGGAAGTGTGGTCGCCGCTCTGCTCAGCCCACACGGAGCGTTGCTGGCGCTGCTGGGCGCGGTGGCGTCGGGCGCACTCGTCGGGCTACTCAACGGCCTGATCATCACGCGGCTGAATATCCAGCCGTTCATCACCACGCTCGCCACGCTGCTGGGCGCACGCGGCATGGCGCTGCTGCTCGCCAACAATCAGGGCGGTGTAGGAGTCGATGCCAACAACACCGTGTTTGCATGGCTGGGACAGGGCAATCTGTTCGGAACCCAGTGGCTGCCGGTGCCGGGCGTGCTGATGGTGCTGGCCTTCATCGTAGGCGGCGTGGTGCTGCGGTCCACGTCGTTTGGGCGGCACGCGCTGGCGATAGGCGGCGGCGAGGACGCCAGCAAGCTGATGGGTCTGAACGTGGCCCGCGTCAAGCTGGGCGTGTACGTGCTGTCGGGAGCGCTGGCCGGACTGGCGGGCCTGATTCTGGCCGCGCAGCTCGGAGCCGGGCAGCCCACCGAGGGCCTGGGCTGGGAACTGTCGGCCATCGCCAGCGTGGTGGTGGGCGGCACGCTGCTGACGGGCGGCACCGGCAGCGTGTGGTCGAGTCTGGTCGGCGCGATGCTGCTGGGCCTCATTTTCAACATCCTGAATTTCGAGAACGGTAAGGGCATCATCTCGCTGTCACCGTACTGGCAGAGCGTGATTCGCGGGGCTTTCCTGCTGCTGGTGGTGGTGCTTCAGAGCCGCCTCAGCAGCCGCGCAGCAGGCGAGCAACCATAA
- a CDS encoding phytanoyl-CoA dioxygenase family protein, with the protein MTTLEQKSADTQPQYDVASIMGAIYGDGITGLKGAFSREWIAQLAEDIAGLYPAALARPGGAVGRGTNRHYVEIHPEDIRGFRELVSHPWIHAVCESVLGPEYKFVEIGFDVPNPGAKDQPWHRDFRVGEETLLRRRLDSLAFNITTVDVEEDMGPFEIAPGTQWDDPSSFDHGMFPPASLYPRYEARAQRKYPKMGDVSVRSALTIHRGTANRSQKARPVLVLGVDAPGAGHDEWHDFQLTRAYYETLPQSIRDHLLCRLVDTLEPIVQGHTIEGLMMGDA; encoded by the coding sequence ATGACCACTCTGGAACAGAAATCCGCAGACACGCAGCCTCAGTACGACGTTGCCAGCATCATGGGAGCCATCTACGGCGACGGCATCACCGGCCTGAAAGGGGCCTTTTCCCGCGAGTGGATCGCTCAGCTCGCTGAGGACATCGCCGGGCTGTATCCGGCCGCTCTCGCCCGGCCCGGCGGCGCAGTCGGGCGCGGCACCAATCGCCACTACGTCGAGATTCACCCGGAAGACATTCGCGGCTTCAGAGAGCTGGTGTCGCATCCCTGGATTCACGCGGTCTGCGAGTCGGTGCTGGGGCCGGAGTACAAGTTCGTGGAGATCGGCTTCGACGTGCCCAACCCCGGCGCGAAGGATCAGCCGTGGCACCGCGATTTCCGGGTCGGAGAGGAGACGCTGCTGCGCCGCCGCCTCGACTCGCTGGCCTTCAACATCACCACCGTCGATGTCGAGGAAGACATGGGGCCGTTCGAGATCGCGCCCGGAACCCAGTGGGACGATCCCAGCAGTTTCGATCACGGGATGTTTCCGCCAGCTTCGCTGTATCCGCGTTACGAGGCCCGCGCCCAGCGCAAGTATCCGAAGATGGGTGACGTGTCGGTACGGTCTGCCCTCACGATTCACCGGGGAACGGCCAACCGCTCGCAGAAGGCGCGTCCGGTGCTGGTGCTGGGCGTCGATGCGCCGGGGGCGGGCCACGACGAATGGCACGATTTTCAGCTCACGCGGGCCTACTACGAGACGCTGCCGCAGAGTATCCGCGACCATCTGCTGTGCCGACTGGTCGATACGCTGGAACCCATCGTGCAGGGCCACACCATCGAGGGCCTGATGATGGGCGACGCCTGA
- a CDS encoding aldose epimerase family protein, with amino-acid sequence MTNSSASALNDLQRTVWGHLPSGQTAHLYTLGAASGLRVQISDYGARLIRVQFPDRHGVPGDLTLGHPDLEAYVHHPQARYFGAAIGRVANRIAHGRFSLDGTPYTLVCNDGPNALHGGPSGFHARLWDARPALPTGGQGQAIELRLHSPDGDEGYPGALDVSVVYTLSGDTLQIDYTATTDAPTLINLTNHAYWNLRDGGVGSILGHTLQLQADAYTPTDAALIPTGQEASVQGTPFDFTQPQSVGARIDEPDVQLQRAQGYDHHFVVRGSGLRRVARLHDPVSGRGMEVSSDQPGVQVYSGNFIDGSLSGYDGAVYGPRSAVCLETQHPPDAPNHPDFPSIRLDPGQTFTSTSVFHFSVE; translated from the coding sequence ATGACCAATTCTTCCGCCAGCGCCCTGAATGATCTCCAGCGTACCGTGTGGGGCCACCTGCCCAGCGGCCAGACCGCTCATCTGTATACGCTCGGCGCGGCGTCCGGGCTGCGCGTGCAGATCAGCGACTACGGCGCACGCCTGATCCGCGTGCAGTTTCCTGATCGGCACGGCGTTCCCGGCGACCTGACGCTGGGTCACCCCGATCTGGAGGCTTACGTGCACCACCCCCAGGCCCGCTACTTCGGTGCGGCCATTGGACGGGTTGCCAACCGCATCGCGCATGGTCGGTTTTCCCTGGACGGCACGCCCTACACGCTCGTCTGCAACGACGGCCCCAATGCCCTGCACGGCGGCCCGAGCGGCTTTCACGCCCGCCTGTGGGACGCCCGCCCCGCGCTGCCCACCGGCGGGCAGGGTCAGGCCATCGAACTGCGTTTGCACAGTCCTGACGGCGACGAAGGCTACCCCGGTGCCCTCGATGTCAGCGTGGTGTATACCCTGAGCGGCGACACGCTGCAAATCGACTACACCGCCACCACCGACGCGCCCACCCTGATCAATCTCACCAACCATGCGTACTGGAATCTGCGCGACGGCGGTGTTGGCAGCATTCTCGGCCACACCCTTCAGCTTCAGGCCGACGCCTACACGCCCACCGACGCCGCCCTGATTCCCACCGGTCAGGAAGCCAGCGTGCAGGGAACGCCTTTCGATTTCACGCAGCCGCAGTCTGTGGGCGCACGCATCGACGAGCCGGACGTGCAGTTACAGCGGGCGCAGGGCTACGACCATCATTTCGTGGTGCGCGGCAGCGGTCTGCGCCGGGTGGCGCGGCTCCACGATCCGGTCAGTGGGCGCGGCATGGAGGTGTCCAGCGATCAGCCGGGCGTTCAGGTGTATTCGGGCAACTTCATAGACGGCAGCCTGAGCGGCTATGACGGCGCGGTGTACGGGCCACGCTCGGCGGTCTGTCTGGAAACCCAGCACCCGCCCGACGCCCCCAACCACCCTGACTTTCCCTCCATTCGTCTAGACCCAGGCCAGACCTTCACCTCAACGTCGGTGTTCCACTTCTCGGTGGAATAA
- a CDS encoding ArsR/SmtB family transcription factor, giving the protein MPIAGSRTLIAEGQRALAVVRALDSETRLSMLSLLSHSPMNVSELTAAMQLPHSTVNFNLKLLEDAGLLEVQYMPGTRGRQKLISKRYEEILIKVPGAAVTAQPNIVEISMPIGNYRRSDVVPTCGLATESKLIGMIDDPRSFFEPEHVFAQIIWFRHGRLGYDFPNNLPHGAEASELEISLELCSEAPEHDMDWPSDITVWVNGVELGTWTSPADFGGVRGKITPMWWPINHSQYGVLKRFKINREGTFIDGKKSSDVSIDNLKLTDQHQIQVTVGVKDDARHKGGVNIFGRRFGNIEQDLLMRLWYEFREGERPYIIK; this is encoded by the coding sequence ATGCCAATCGCCGGAAGCAGAACACTAATCGCGGAGGGTCAGCGGGCGCTGGCTGTCGTTCGGGCGCTGGACAGTGAAACCCGGCTGTCGATGCTCAGCCTGCTGTCGCACAGTCCGATGAACGTTTCAGAACTGACGGCAGCAATGCAGCTTCCGCACTCGACGGTCAATTTTAATCTGAAGCTGCTGGAAGACGCGGGGCTGCTGGAAGTGCAGTACATGCCCGGCACACGCGGGCGGCAGAAGCTCATCAGCAAGCGCTACGAGGAGATTCTGATCAAGGTGCCGGGCGCGGCGGTGACAGCGCAGCCGAACATCGTGGAAATCTCGATGCCGATTGGAAACTATCGCCGCTCGGACGTGGTGCCGACGTGTGGACTGGCAACCGAATCCAAGCTGATCGGCATGATCGACGATCCGCGCTCGTTCTTCGAGCCAGAGCATGTCTTTGCTCAGATCATCTGGTTTCGGCACGGCAGACTCGGCTACGATTTTCCCAACAACCTGCCGCACGGGGCCGAGGCGTCCGAGCTGGAAATTTCGCTGGAACTGTGCTCGGAAGCGCCGGAACACGATATGGACTGGCCGTCTGATATCACAGTCTGGGTGAACGGCGTGGAACTGGGCACCTGGACGAGTCCGGCAGATTTCGGCGGCGTGCGCGGCAAGATCACGCCGATGTGGTGGCCGATCAATCACAGTCAGTACGGCGTGCTGAAGCGCTTCAAAATCAACCGCGAGGGCACCTTCATCGACGGCAAGAAGTCGAGTGACGTGTCGATTGACAATCTGAAGCTGACCGATCAGCACCAGATTCAGGTGACGGTGGGCGTCAAGGACGATGCGCGGCACAAGGGCGGCGTCAACATCTTCGGGCGCAGGTTCGGCAACATCGAACAGGACCTGCTGATGCGGCTGTGGTACGAATTCCGCGAGGGTGAGCGGCCCTACATCATCAAATAG
- a CDS encoding ABC transporter substrate-binding protein, whose translation MVALALVTGTVLAQGMLPKLAVKSTYRVGFAQTESNNPWRLAQTKSMQDEAKRLGYQLVYTDAAGSTAKQVADVRSMIAQKVDAIFLSPREDKPLAPVVKEARDAGIPVILLDRNIDPALSKAGADYVTFIGSDFILEGQRVANWLIKNNAGKKNIIELEGTTGASPANDRKKGFDDTIKKAGGFKILASQSGNFARDTGRQVAETLLQAHPDANVIYAHNDEMAIGAISALEAAGKKPGKDVLVLSIDGEREGVQNVADGKINYDVECNPRFGPAAFRTLQGYAKGTKYPAKIINADRDYTLATAKSGLAGSY comes from the coding sequence ATGGTCGCGCTCGCACTGGTGACCGGGACGGTGTTGGCTCAGGGGATGTTGCCCAAGCTGGCGGTCAAATCGACGTACCGGGTGGGCTTCGCGCAGACCGAGAGCAACAATCCCTGGCGACTGGCCCAGACCAAGAGCATGCAGGACGAGGCCAAGCGGCTCGGCTATCAGCTGGTGTACACCGACGCGGCGGGCTCGACGGCCAAGCAGGTGGCCGACGTTCGCAGCATGATCGCGCAGAAGGTCGATGCCATCTTCCTGTCGCCGCGTGAAGACAAGCCGCTGGCCCCGGTGGTCAAAGAGGCGCGTGACGCGGGCATTCCGGTCATTCTGCTCGACCGCAACATCGACCCGGCTCTGTCGAAGGCCGGAGCCGATTACGTGACCTTCATCGGTTCGGATTTCATTCTGGAAGGGCAACGGGTTGCCAACTGGCTGATCAAGAACAACGCGGGCAAGAAAAACATCATCGAGCTGGAAGGTACCACCGGAGCCAGCCCCGCCAACGACCGCAAGAAGGGCTTTGACGACACCATCAAGAAGGCGGGAGGATTCAAGATTCTGGCGAGCCAGAGCGGAAACTTTGCCCGCGACACGGGGCGTCAGGTGGCCGAGACGCTGCTTCAGGCGCACCCTGACGCCAACGTGATCTATGCCCACAACGACGAGATGGCCATCGGCGCGATTTCGGCGCTGGAGGCTGCGGGTAAGAAGCCCGGCAAAGACGTGCTGGTGCTGTCGATCGACGGCGAGCGCGAAGGCGTGCAGAACGTCGCAGACGGCAAGATCAATTACGACGTGGAGTGCAACCCGCGTTTCGGCCCGGCGGCCTTCCGCACGCTTCAGGGCTACGCCAAGGGCACCAAATATCCGGCCAAGATCATCAATGCCGACCGCGACTACACCCTTGCCACAGCCAAGTCGGGTCTGGCAGGCTCGTACTGA
- a CDS encoding ABC transporter permease — MSEVQNLNAPVRASRPPEGWRALLSDLKQVRASLIMLAALLLFNAVFTPHFLSVQTLNVNLTQVATIIIVAMGMTLVIATGGVDLSVGSLMAISGVLAPLIFLNAAFAHLAWLGVALALTVPVLVTAAFGLLNGLFITGLRLQPIVATLVLYIAGRGIAQVITGGQLQSFTRPDFGYIGLGRPFGIPFQVLLMLVVVAITYWVVRRTVFGRYLLAVGGNETAARLSGVPVARVKWAVYAISGLLAGVAGLIVIAINSSSDANQVGQGMELDAIAAVAVGGTLLSGGRAQVLGTLLGALIIQLIRYTLLAKGVPDAAALVVKAGIIVAAVALQQRRRRE; from the coding sequence ATGAGCGAGGTGCAGAATCTGAATGCGCCGGTCCGGGCGAGCAGACCACCGGAAGGCTGGCGGGCGCTGCTGAGCGATCTGAAGCAGGTTCGCGCCAGTCTGATCATGCTGGCGGCGCTGCTGCTGTTCAATGCCGTCTTCACGCCGCACTTCCTGAGCGTGCAGACCCTGAACGTCAATCTGACGCAGGTGGCCACCATCATCATCGTGGCGATGGGCATGACGCTGGTGATCGCCACGGGCGGCGTCGATCTGTCGGTGGGGTCGCTGATGGCGATCAGCGGCGTCCTCGCTCCCCTGATCTTTCTGAACGCCGCGTTCGCACACTTGGCGTGGCTGGGCGTGGCGCTGGCCTTGACCGTGCCTGTGCTGGTCACGGCGGCCTTCGGACTGCTCAACGGCCTGTTTATCACGGGGCTACGGCTTCAGCCCATCGTGGCGACGCTGGTGCTGTACATCGCCGGGCGCGGCATCGCGCAGGTCATCACGGGGGGGCAGCTTCAGAGCTTTACCCGCCCCGATTTCGGCTATATCGGGCTGGGGCGGCCCTTCGGTATTCCGTTTCAGGTGCTGCTGATGCTGGTGGTGGTCGCCATCACCTACTGGGTGGTGCGCCGCACGGTATTCGGACGCTATCTGCTGGCTGTCGGCGGCAACGAGACGGCGGCGCGGCTGTCGGGCGTTCCGGTGGCCCGCGTGAAGTGGGCGGTCTACGCCATCAGCGGCCTGCTGGCGGGCGTGGCGGGCCTGATCGTGATCGCGATCAATTCCAGCAGCGACGCCAATCAGGTCGGGCAGGGCATGGAACTCGACGCCATCGCCGCCGTCGCGGTGGGCGGCACGCTGCTGAGCGGTGGACGGGCGCAGGTGCTCGGGACGCTGCTGGGCGCACTCATCATCCAGCTCATCCGGTACACGCTGCTTGCCAAGGGCGTACCCGACGCCGCCGCACTGGTCGTCAAGGCGGGCATCATCGTGGCTGCCGTCGCGCTCCAGCAGCGCCGCAGGAGGGAATAA
- a CDS encoding sugar ABC transporter ATP-binding protein, translating into MTASTSVSLPPGPPLLDMQGIQKAFAGVRALDNASLSVGTGEVHALIGQNGAGKSTLIKVLTGAYRRDGGTITFAEESVEFASPLAAQQGGIATIYQEVNLVPLRTVAENIFLGREPKKWGLIQWRSMNAQAVRLLSELGISIDVTQPLGVYSTAVQQMVALARAASIRARLLIMDEPTSSLNEREVATLFDVIRGLKSRGVSVIFVSHRLDELYAVCDRITVMRDGRTVYAGDMADITRLQLVEQMLGRSVRSEGAQTGFVRGQGSGNGTMLLSAQNIVRGTRLQGASVEVGAGEVVGLAGLLGSGRSELARIIFGADQPDSGSVQLGGHSAALRSPADAIRAGLGFCSEDRKAEGIVPELSVRENLTLALLPRLARAGVVDTARQAEIVDQFIARLGIKTSDPEQPIRELSGGNQQKVLLARWLAMNPRLLILDEPTRGIDVGAKAEIQHLIGELAAGGLGVLMISSELEELIEGCHRVSVLRDGKTVVQLSGEQISEAQLLHAMAQGSAQDSVDTALTAAGTGA; encoded by the coding sequence TTGACTGCTTCAACATCCGTCTCGCTCCCTCCTGGCCCGCCTCTGCTCGACATGCAGGGCATTCAGAAGGCGTTTGCCGGGGTCAGGGCACTCGACAACGCCTCGCTGAGTGTCGGAACAGGCGAGGTGCACGCGCTGATCGGACAGAACGGCGCGGGCAAGAGCACGCTGATCAAGGTGCTGACCGGCGCATACCGGCGCGACGGCGGCACCATCACCTTCGCGGAGGAAAGTGTGGAGTTCGCGTCTCCGCTGGCCGCCCAGCAGGGAGGCATTGCCACCATCTACCAGGAAGTGAATCTGGTGCCGCTGAGAACGGTGGCCGAAAACATTTTTCTGGGACGCGAGCCGAAAAAATGGGGCCTGATCCAGTGGCGCAGCATGAACGCACAGGCGGTGCGCCTGCTCTCTGAACTGGGCATCAGCATCGACGTGACGCAGCCGCTGGGTGTGTACAGCACCGCCGTTCAGCAGATGGTGGCGCTGGCGCGGGCCGCCTCGATTCGGGCGCGGCTCCTCATCATGGACGAGCCGACCAGCAGCCTGAACGAACGCGAGGTCGCCACGCTCTTTGACGTGATCCGGGGCCTGAAGAGCCGGGGCGTGTCGGTGATCTTCGTGTCGCACCGCCTGGACGAGCTGTACGCCGTGTGCGACCGCATCACGGTCATGCGTGACGGGCGCACGGTGTATGCCGGAGACATGGCCGACATCACCCGGCTTCAGCTGGTCGAACAGATGTTGGGCCGCAGCGTCCGCAGCGAGGGCGCACAGACCGGCTTCGTGCGCGGCCAGGGCAGCGGCAACGGCACAATGCTGCTGAGCGCCCAGAACATCGTGCGCGGCACCCGGCTTCAGGGCGCGTCGGTCGAGGTCGGGGCGGGGGAAGTGGTCGGGCTGGCCGGACTGCTGGGCAGTGGCCGCAGCGAACTGGCCCGCATCATCTTCGGAGCCGACCAGCCCGACAGCGGCTCCGTGCAGCTCGGCGGGCACAGTGCCGCGCTGCGGAGTCCGGCCGACGCCATCCGGGCCGGGCTGGGCTTTTGCAGCGAAGACCGCAAGGCCGAGGGCATCGTGCCCGAGCTGAGCGTGCGCGAAAATCTGACGCTGGCGCTGCTGCCCCGGCTCGCCCGTGCAGGCGTGGTCGATACCGCCCGGCAGGCCGAGATCGTCGATCAGTTCATCGCGCGGCTGGGCATCAAGACAAGCGACCCCGAACAGCCGATCAGAGAGCTGTCGGGCGGCAACCAGCAGAAGGTGCTGCTGGCCCGCTGGCTCGCCATGAATCCCAGGCTGCTGATTCTGGACGAACCCACACGCGGCATCGACGTGGGCGCGAAGGCCGAGATTCAGCACCTGATCGGAGAACTGGCGGCAGGGGGCCTGGGCGTGCTGATGATTTCCAGCGAACTCGAAGAGCTGATCGAGGGCTGCCACCGCGTCTCGGTGCTGCGCGACGGCAAAACGGTGGTGCAGCTCTCGGGCGAACAGATTTCGGAGGCGCAGCTGCTGCACGCGATGGCCCAGGGGTCGGCCCAGGACAGCGTGGACACGGCATTGACGGCTGCGGGCACAGGCGCATGA